A part of Syntrophales bacterium genomic DNA contains:
- the gltX gene encoding glutamate--tRNA ligase, protein MEKVRVRFAPAPTGNLHIGNARTALFNWLFAKKNTGQFILRIEDTDQTRTDPLYEKQIMEDLRWMGLFWDEGPDIGGPYGPYRQSERLPIYKLYLRQLQEKDAVYPCYCSEEELEMERKVQLARGQPPRYSGKCRNLSDHERLKLTEKGVKHTWRFKIDGGAITFQDLIRGSMRFHSETLGDFIIIRSNGTPAYNFACVVDDHLMKITHVIRGEDHLTNTAYQLMIYKAFNWVPPLFAHHALILDKNGTKFSKSERATSVHHFRDKGILSEAFVNYLSTLGVASKNGKEIKNLQEIIHSFNLKHIGKSGAIFDEQKLKWFNVQHLRQLKPQEVLRRLLALNQQNTEFFSNENEKIEKMVSVVLGNAATLRDVESYMQIFSDKSYSIETGALPIIKSISSRMVISHMKEYLEETSDPTFQKLVEYLTKKTGLKGKDLLLPIRVVLTGRLHGPELDRIFPLLPLDLIKKRLEMSLKQ, encoded by the coding sequence ATGGAAAAGGTCAGAGTTCGCTTCGCACCCGCTCCCACAGGGAACTTGCACATTGGCAACGCAAGAACAGCCCTCTTCAACTGGTTGTTCGCTAAAAAAAACACCGGGCAATTCATACTTCGCATCGAAGACACAGATCAAACACGCACAGACCCTCTTTATGAAAAGCAGATCATGGAAGACCTTCGATGGATGGGTCTGTTTTGGGACGAAGGTCCAGATATCGGTGGGCCTTACGGTCCATACCGCCAGAGCGAAAGACTACCCATATACAAACTGTACCTGCGCCAACTTCAGGAAAAGGACGCAGTCTATCCATGCTACTGCTCAGAAGAAGAACTGGAAATGGAAAGAAAAGTACAGCTAGCCCGTGGGCAACCACCGCGATATTCCGGTAAATGCAGGAATTTAAGCGATCACGAAAGATTAAAACTGACGGAAAAAGGAGTAAAACACACCTGGCGATTTAAAATAGATGGGGGAGCAATCACCTTCCAGGACCTCATCCGCGGATCGATGAGATTTCACTCGGAAACCCTGGGCGACTTTATAATCATCCGATCCAACGGAACGCCTGCCTACAATTTCGCCTGTGTAGTAGATGATCATCTCATGAAAATAACTCACGTAATCAGAGGAGAGGACCACCTTACCAACACCGCTTATCAATTAATGATATACAAGGCTTTTAATTGGGTCCCTCCCCTTTTCGCCCACCATGCACTAATTCTAGATAAAAACGGAACGAAGTTCAGCAAAAGTGAGAGAGCAACATCAGTTCACCACTTTCGCGATAAAGGAATCCTGTCAGAAGCTTTCGTGAACTATCTGTCTACATTGGGAGTTGCTTCGAAAAACGGGAAAGAAATAAAGAATTTGCAGGAGATAATTCATTCGTTCAATCTGAAACACATAGGTAAAAGTGGAGCGATATTTGATGAACAAAAGTTAAAATGGTTCAATGTTCAGCACTTACGACAATTGAAGCCACAGGAAGTTTTGCGGCGATTATTGGCCCTGAACCAACAAAACACAGAATTTTTCTCGAACGAAAACGAGAAAATTGAAAAGATGGTTAGCGTTGTTTTGGGTAATGCTGCAACATTGAGAGATGTGGAATCCTATATGCAAATATTCAGCGATAAATCCTATTCCATTGAAACCGGTGCGTTACCCATTATAAAAAGCATCTCATCTCGCATGGTTATCTCTCATATGAAAGAGTATTTAGAGGAAACAAGTGACCCGACATTCCAAAAGTTAGTTGAGTATCTCACCAAGAAAACAGGATTAAAAGGTAAAGATTTGCTCCTTCCCATAAGGGTTGTGCTTACCGGACGTCTCCACGGGCCTGAACTAGATAGGATTTTCCCCCTTCTCCCTCTCGACTTGATAAAAAAACGCCTTGAAATGTCGCTTAAGCAATAA
- the ispF gene encoding 2-C-methyl-D-erythritol 2,4-cyclodiphosphate synthase, translating to MIRVGIGYDSHRWQIGRKLILAGIEIPSNSGLLGHSDADVICHAIGDAILGSISEGDIGSHFPPNDPRWKDAPSTVILSKICDIARKKGYRINNMDVTVILEHPHLQKYIPEMIDSLSKIVMIDKNRISIKAKTNEGMGFIGRGEGVAAMAVVTVKCEND from the coding sequence ATGATTAGGGTTGGCATTGGATACGACAGCCACCGCTGGCAAATTGGAAGAAAATTGATTTTGGCCGGTATAGAAATACCTTCAAATTCGGGTTTGTTGGGTCATTCCGATGCCGATGTGATCTGTCATGCTATCGGTGATGCCATCTTAGGATCAATCAGTGAAGGTGATATAGGATCTCACTTCCCACCTAATGATCCCCGTTGGAAAGATGCACCCAGTACGGTAATCCTCAGCAAAATATGTGACATTGCGCGAAAAAAAGGCTACCGTATCAACAATATGGATGTAACTGTTATTCTTGAACATCCCCATCTTCAAAAATATATACCAGAAATGATCGATAGTCTGTCTAAAATCGTGATGATTGATAAGAACCGCATCAGCATTAAAGCAAAAACTAACGAAGGCATGGGTTTCATTGGTCGAGGTGAAGGTGTTGCAGCCATGGCCGTGGTTACCGTAAAGTGTGAAAATGATTGA
- the ispD gene encoding 2-C-methyl-D-erythritol 4-phosphate cytidylyltransferase, which produces MNLKAVAVVVAGGSGERMGSLEPKQYLLLKGIPILAHTLKHFESSPSIESVIVVVPPEDEEKFKVDIVIPHNLSKIRAIVPGGKKRQDSVWNGLLATDPDADVIVIHDGVRPLITAKTIEECIKLAAVKGAVIVGLPVHETIKTCSNEGIVVGTVPRDNLWIAQTPQAFRREIIMQAYTQALKNGIYGTDDASLVERIGFPIQIIRGESTNIKITTPYDLIHANLILSGLEKYHD; this is translated from the coding sequence GTGAATTTAAAAGCTGTTGCGGTAGTAGTTGCAGGGGGTTCCGGTGAGAGGATGGGTTCACTGGAACCTAAACAATATCTTCTTCTAAAAGGAATCCCCATATTAGCTCATACTTTAAAACACTTTGAATCGTCGCCATCAATCGAAAGTGTGATAGTGGTAGTGCCCCCTGAAGATGAAGAGAAATTCAAAGTAGACATAGTTATCCCTCACAACCTATCAAAAATAAGAGCAATAGTACCTGGAGGGAAAAAGAGGCAGGATTCCGTGTGGAATGGACTTCTTGCAACAGATCCTGATGCCGATGTGATAGTTATACATGATGGAGTTAGGCCTCTGATTACCGCTAAGACAATTGAAGAATGCATAAAACTGGCCGCTGTTAAAGGAGCAGTAATCGTGGGTTTGCCCGTCCATGAAACCATAAAAACCTGCTCTAATGAAGGGATTGTTGTGGGAACAGTACCACGCGACAACCTGTGGATCGCTCAGACCCCCCAAGCCTTCCGTCGGGAGATCATTATGCAAGCGTATACCCAGGCTCTAAAAAATGGGATATATGGGACGGACGACGCAAGTCTAGTGGAGAGAATCGGTTTCCCCATACAGATAATACGAGGTGAATCGACAAACATCAAAATCACCACTCCCTACGATCTGATACATGCGAATTTGATACTTTCAGGATTAGAGAAATATCATGATTAG
- a CDS encoding TRAM domain-containing protein encodes MVIRLILVLACSISGFFIAYFSSPSSPFPTLGWWAKPIGFIAGLLIALFVIKLEKDIRKLNLRVILGGVSGMIIGLVIALLLAHGLNFVGKIKENQAIIPWVYVLLSGIMAYLGLVIGAKKVEEINIFVLDRLQSPQQARILDTSVIIDGRIADICATGFIEGTLLVPRFVLNELQHIADSSDSTKRARGRRGLDILNRMQKIPGISIEIVDQDFPKIKGVDAKLVALAQKLRGVILTNDFNLNKVAELQGVKILNVNELANALRPVVLPGESMSVKIIKEGKEPGQGVGYMDDGTMIIVDQGHNYIGQTVEVTVTSVLQTAAGRMIFTELKSSPADKKTMGLAAVKS; translated from the coding sequence GTGGTAATACGTTTAATTCTTGTTTTGGCATGCTCTATTAGTGGCTTTTTTATCGCTTATTTTTCATCCCCGTCCAGTCCGTTCCCTACGTTGGGCTGGTGGGCAAAACCCATTGGATTCATTGCAGGGTTGTTAATAGCACTCTTTGTAATTAAACTTGAAAAGGATATCAGAAAACTCAACCTCAGGGTAATCCTGGGTGGTGTGAGTGGGATGATCATTGGTTTAGTCATAGCGCTTCTTTTAGCACACGGACTGAACTTCGTTGGGAAAATCAAGGAGAATCAAGCTATAATACCTTGGGTTTACGTGCTTCTATCCGGAATTATGGCTTATTTAGGATTGGTCATAGGCGCAAAAAAGGTAGAGGAGATAAACATCTTCGTGCTGGATCGCCTCCAAAGTCCACAACAGGCCCGTATTTTGGATACGAGCGTGATTATCGATGGGAGAATTGCGGATATCTGCGCCACTGGATTTATAGAAGGGACATTGCTTGTACCTCGTTTTGTGTTGAACGAGCTACAACACATCGCTGATTCTTCCGACTCTACTAAAAGAGCAAGAGGACGCCGAGGATTAGACATACTGAACCGCATGCAGAAGATTCCCGGAATAAGCATAGAGATAGTTGATCAGGATTTTCCCAAAATCAAGGGCGTTGATGCTAAACTTGTAGCATTGGCTCAGAAGCTGAGGGGTGTGATCTTAACAAATGATTTCAATCTCAATAAGGTGGCAGAATTACAGGGAGTCAAAATACTGAACGTAAACGAATTAGCAAATGCCCTAAGACCTGTAGTCCTACCGGGTGAATCCATGAGTGTTAAAATTATAAAGGAAGGTAAAGAGCCAGGTCAGGGTGTTGGTTATATGGACGATGGCACAATGATCATAGTTGACCAGGGCCATAATTACATAGGTCAGACCGTTGAAGTAACTGTTACAAGTGTTTTACAAACAGCAGCGGGAAGGATGATATTCACAGAGCTCAAATCGTCGCCAGCTGATAAGAAAACAATGGGGCTCGCCGCGGTTAAATCTTGA
- a CDS encoding CarD family transcriptional regulator translates to MFKVGDLAVYPAQGVGVIEAIEKKEIMGNKEEFYVIKIMGNGMKIMVPVKSAKSVGLREVISESEIPKIYEILKSKDVTIDKQTWNKRYRSYLEKIKSGSVYEIAKVLRDLAILKNDKNLSFGERKMLDTAKKLLVKEISIATNSDEEKVEQDIKSIFTLQ, encoded by the coding sequence ATGTTTAAGGTAGGAGATTTAGCTGTTTATCCAGCCCAAGGCGTGGGTGTAATTGAAGCAATCGAAAAAAAGGAAATCATGGGAAACAAAGAAGAGTTTTATGTAATAAAGATAATGGGAAATGGCATGAAGATAATGGTACCTGTGAAAAGTGCGAAATCTGTAGGCCTCAGAGAAGTCATATCTGAATCTGAAATACCAAAAATTTACGAGATTCTAAAAAGCAAAGACGTAACTATTGATAAACAAACCTGGAATAAGCGTTACAGATCGTATCTAGAAAAGATAAAATCAGGTTCCGTTTATGAAATTGCAAAGGTTCTCCGGGACCTTGCGATTCTGAAAAATGACAAGAATCTCTCCTTCGGAGAGAGGAAAATGTTAGACACAGCTAAAAAACTTCTCGTAAAAGAAATATCAATTGCAACAAATTCTGACGAGGAAAAGGTAGAACAGGATATAAAGTCTATCTTCACATTGCAATGA
- a CDS encoding radical SAM protein encodes MCHLSFEVGPIRPPSESESLLIRVTRNCPWNRCAFCHTYKGQRFELRTVQEIKRDIDTVKAIVDEIKTLSWSIGEGGHITNSVLRRVYTNEEKYGEPHRYVCFWLYSGGKTVFIQDADSPIIKTDDLAEILEYIRTSFPYVERITSYCRAKTASRKSTEEWKRLKSAGLSRIHIGMESGNDEVLNFINKGVTAREIIEGSRKIKEAGIELSEYVMPGLGGKTWSAAHAADTAKVLNAINPDFIRLRTLQIVKGTPLYEKFQKGEFEKLNEDETLLEIKDFLTRLEGITSWVVSDHILNLLEEIEGKLPGDKEKMIEVIDKYFDLSPEDRLVFRVGRRMGVWGKLSDINDKYIYQRIKNIIDSYSSGEPERLDRDLDYIKERYI; translated from the coding sequence TTGTGTCATTTATCTTTTGAGGTTGGTCCAATTCGCCCACCCAGTGAATCGGAAAGTCTCTTAATAAGAGTAACGAGAAATTGCCCGTGGAACAGATGTGCCTTCTGCCATACATACAAAGGACAACGCTTTGAACTACGTACCGTTCAGGAAATAAAAAGAGATATAGATACCGTGAAGGCTATAGTTGATGAAATAAAAACACTCTCATGGAGTATAGGTGAAGGTGGTCACATCACCAACTCCGTTCTCAGGAGAGTGTACACTAACGAAGAAAAGTACGGTGAACCTCACAGATACGTCTGTTTTTGGCTATACTCAGGGGGAAAAACTGTATTCATTCAAGATGCTGACTCCCCGATTATAAAAACTGACGATCTGGCAGAGATACTTGAGTACATAAGAACATCCTTCCCTTACGTGGAACGTATAACATCTTACTGCCGTGCTAAAACAGCCTCACGGAAATCCACAGAAGAGTGGAAACGTTTAAAAAGCGCAGGTCTTTCCCGAATCCACATAGGGATGGAGAGCGGGAACGATGAGGTACTTAACTTTATCAACAAAGGTGTAACTGCAAGGGAAATCATTGAGGGGAGCAGAAAAATAAAAGAAGCAGGAATTGAACTTTCGGAATACGTTATGCCTGGCCTTGGTGGCAAAACGTGGAGCGCTGCCCACGCTGCAGACACAGCAAAAGTGCTAAATGCTATTAATCCCGATTTCATAAGACTCAGAACACTCCAGATAGTAAAGGGAACTCCCCTTTACGAGAAGTTCCAGAAAGGAGAGTTCGAAAAATTGAATGAGGATGAAACACTCCTGGAAATAAAAGATTTTCTAACAAGACTAGAAGGCATCACAAGTTGGGTCGTAAGTGATCATATCCTTAACCTTCTTGAAGAGATAGAGGGGAAACTGCCGGGAGACAAAGAAAAAATGATCGAGGTTATTGACAAATACTTTGATTTATCCCCCGAGGATAGACTGGTGTTCCGCGTGGGAAGACGTATGGGGGTATGGGGAAAACTATCCGATATTAACGACAAATACATCTACCAGCGAATAAAAAATATAATAGATTCTTACAGCAGCGGGGAGCCTGAACGCTTGGATAGAGATCTGGATTACATAAAAGAGAGGTATATATGA
- a CDS encoding M23 family metallopeptidase: MKSKYFNQIISKFAKALLIVIFTVPIACCSSNVKGIYHVVRSGETLKDIGENYNVSPEEISRINRIKNTETLKEGKVLFIPQTGSRITNGKPQKKDPQTPKKVVTAKKTNSTVHTKEKQAVSDAVSNKHHTQLPEEKPPKITPEVDKTRRESPGKVEFIWPIKGKVTSRYGLQPDGTIHNHICITTQSDNSVHAAASGKVIFSNFLKDFGGTIIIKHDERYATVYTHLKHLKVRTGQRVKKGEIIGTASPSNRKGESFIHFEIRYNNKPQNPLSFLPG; the protein is encoded by the coding sequence TTGAAAAGCAAGTACTTCAATCAGATCATATCAAAATTCGCAAAAGCTTTACTAATAGTTATCTTCACAGTTCCTATCGCCTGCTGCAGTTCAAATGTAAAAGGAATTTACCACGTGGTTAGAAGCGGCGAAACTCTGAAGGATATAGGAGAGAATTATAACGTAAGTCCCGAAGAGATTTCCCGGATTAATAGAATCAAAAATACAGAAACACTCAAGGAAGGTAAGGTACTTTTCATACCCCAAACGGGGAGTCGTATCACAAATGGCAAGCCACAGAAAAAAGATCCCCAAACCCCAAAGAAGGTGGTAACAGCAAAGAAAACAAATTCGACAGTTCATACAAAGGAAAAACAAGCTGTTTCAGATGCGGTATCAAATAAACATCATACACAACTACCAGAAGAGAAACCTCCAAAAATAACACCAGAGGTTGATAAAACGAGGCGGGAATCTCCAGGAAAGGTAGAATTTATATGGCCCATCAAAGGGAAGGTAACATCCCGTTACGGTCTCCAACCAGATGGAACCATCCACAACCACATCTGTATCACGACACAGTCTGACAATTCGGTTCATGCTGCTGCATCTGGTAAAGTAATCTTTTCAAATTTCCTTAAAGACTTCGGTGGTACCATTATTATTAAGCATGATGAACGCTATGCTACTGTCTACACCCACCTTAAGCATCTGAAAGTTAGAACAGGACAGAGAGTGAAAAAGGGTGAGATAATAGGGACAGCAAGTCCCTCAAATAGAAAAGGAGAATCGTTCATTCACTTCGAAATAAGGTACAACAACAAACCTCAAAACCCCCTTTCCTTTTTGCCGGGATAA
- a CDS encoding protein-L-isoaspartate(D-aspartate) O-methyltransferase has product MIDRFRKQRQKMVETQIRARGIRDERVLSAMEKIPRHLFVEEALADQAYNDNPLPIGEGQTISQPYIVALMTEALALTGKEKVLEIGTGSGYQTAILAELCDSVFSIERIASLANAARKILDQLGYYNVAIRVGDGTLGWKEEAPFDAIIVTAGAPRIPKTLVEQLVTGGRMVIPVGGRFSQELIKITKKSENSDDIIKEHLCGCRFVDLIGEYGWKG; this is encoded by the coding sequence ATGATTGACCGATTCCGAAAACAGCGCCAAAAAATGGTAGAAACACAGATCAGGGCCCGGGGCATAAGGGATGAGAGGGTACTTTCTGCAATGGAAAAAATTCCCCGACATCTCTTTGTTGAGGAAGCCCTTGCAGATCAAGCTTATAACGACAATCCCCTCCCAATTGGAGAAGGGCAAACCATATCTCAACCATATATAGTTGCTCTAATGACAGAAGCCCTCGCCCTCACGGGGAAGGAAAAGGTGCTCGAGATCGGCACTGGTTCAGGTTACCAGACAGCTATTCTGGCTGAACTCTGCGATTCCGTATTCAGTATTGAAAGAATTGCATCCCTGGCAAATGCAGCCAGAAAGATACTCGACCAGCTTGGTTACTATAACGTTGCTATAAGGGTGGGGGATGGCACACTCGGCTGGAAAGAGGAAGCCCCTTTTGATGCGATAATAGTCACCGCAGGAGCGCCACGTATCCCCAAAACCTTAGTGGAACAGCTGGTCACTGGGGGGAGAATGGTCATCCCTGTTGGTGGAAGGTTCTCGCAGGAGCTCATAAAGATAACAAAAAAATCGGAAAACTCCGATGATATAATTAAAGAACACCTCTGTGGATGCCGTTTCGTGGACCTTATAGGCGAATACGGATGGAAAGGCTGA
- a CDS encoding alkaline phosphatase family protein has protein sequence MVSFHSKCAMADAVKRAYMMGEEDETLEPRVLVGDSGPLGRVRDGDAVIFYNIRGEREIELTRCFVDRNFDVFPIVKFNDLLFATMIEYAPELPVEVIFPSEGPICETLCEVLSIAGKRQVKITEAEKAIHIGYFFNGKRWEHFEGEDRIIVPTRKDVVLFDEAPEMSIHGIIEKTLGVLEDSIYDFIVVNFPNVDVVGHVENREAILKAVEAVDKATGTLVEAAKQQGVWVVITADHGTVEKWLYPDGSVDTGHTDSPVPFIIVPPSGIVDVIPEGSLIDVAPTVLSLFGLEKPRLMTGRSLIRGSYGCSGFKCILMIILDGWGYRKGKKGNLIASAHTPVMDHLLNSYPFSLLKAAGEYVGLPPGTVGNSEAGHLHLGAGRVILSDRLKIDRSVERGHIYKNETLKRIMAAVKERASALHLMGIVSFFSSHGSLKHLYALLEMAKQEGIEKVYIHAMLGRRGELPESGTRYIRDLEMFCKKIGVGKVVSVIGRYWSLDREENWDRIEKTYRMLVYGEGFPVFESN, from the coding sequence ATGGTGTCTTTTCACTCTAAGTGTGCAATGGCTGACGCAGTTAAAAGAGCTTACATGATGGGAGAAGAAGATGAAACGCTTGAGCCGCGGGTGCTCGTAGGGGATTCAGGTCCTTTAGGACGAGTTAGGGATGGTGACGCAGTTATTTTTTATAATATAAGAGGGGAGAGGGAGATAGAACTAACAAGGTGTTTTGTGGATAGAAATTTCGATGTTTTCCCCATTGTCAAGTTTAATGATCTACTATTCGCTACAATGATAGAGTATGCACCAGAGCTGCCAGTAGAGGTTATTTTCCCAAGCGAAGGGCCAATCTGTGAAACACTATGTGAAGTTTTGTCCATTGCCGGCAAGAGGCAGGTCAAGATCACGGAAGCCGAAAAGGCTATTCACATAGGTTATTTTTTTAATGGTAAGAGATGGGAACATTTTGAGGGAGAGGATCGAATTATAGTTCCTACGAGGAAGGATGTGGTTCTTTTCGATGAGGCACCAGAAATGTCTATTCATGGAATAATTGAGAAAACGTTAGGGGTCCTCGAAGATTCTATTTACGACTTTATTGTGGTTAACTTTCCGAATGTGGATGTAGTAGGACACGTGGAGAACAGAGAAGCGATTTTGAAGGCTGTAGAAGCGGTTGATAAAGCGACAGGTACACTTGTCGAAGCGGCAAAGCAACAGGGAGTATGGGTAGTCATAACAGCTGATCACGGTACCGTGGAAAAATGGTTATATCCCGATGGAAGTGTTGACACGGGACACACGGATAGTCCTGTACCGTTTATCATTGTCCCGCCCTCTGGTATTGTAGATGTCATACCTGAAGGGTCTCTGATTGATGTGGCTCCAACGGTTCTAAGCTTGTTTGGTCTTGAGAAGCCCCGCTTAATGACGGGTAGGTCGCTTATTAGAGGCTCCTACGGATGTTCTGGTTTTAAGTGTATTTTGATGATAATACTCGATGGATGGGGATATCGGAAAGGGAAAAAGGGTAATCTCATTGCATCCGCCCACACTCCTGTTATGGATCATCTCTTGAACAGCTATCCTTTTTCACTGCTTAAGGCAGCGGGCGAATATGTGGGACTACCCCCTGGCACTGTAGGAAATTCTGAGGCTGGTCATCTCCACTTGGGTGCGGGGAGAGTGATTCTATCGGACCGCCTCAAAATTGACAGATCGGTGGAGCGGGGTCATATTTACAAGAATGAAACCCTCAAGAGGATAATGGCTGCTGTAAAGGAAAGAGCATCGGCGCTACATCTTATGGGTATAGTTTCTTTTTTCAGTTCCCATGGTTCACTTAAACATCTTTATGCTCTGTTGGAAATGGCAAAACAGGAGGGTATTGAAAAAGTGTACATCCATGCTATGCTGGGAAGGAGGGGAGAGCTGCCAGAGAGTGGGACGCGGTACATCCGTGATCTGGAAATGTTTTGCAAAAAGATAGGTGTGGGTAAAGTAGTGTCCGTGATTGGTCGCTACTGGTCATTAGACAGGGAGGAGAATTGGGATCGTATTGAAAAGACGTACAGAATGTTAGTCTATGGTGAGGGTTTTCCCGTTTTTGAATCAAATTAA
- a CDS encoding O-acetyl-ADP-ribose deacetylase translates to MEFKVGKAVISLVQGDITKEETEAIVNAANSSLAVGGGVDGAIHRAGGPAIMEECRKIGGCPTGQAVITTGGNLKARYVIHAVGPVYQGGNKGEAELLSSAYRSSLKIAQERNLKSVAFPAISTGAYGYPVDEAARIALKTVIEFLREHEGIELVRFVLFDKKTYDVFVSELSKLI, encoded by the coding sequence GTGGAGTTTAAAGTTGGAAAAGCGGTGATTTCACTTGTTCAGGGTGATATTACCAAAGAGGAGACAGAGGCAATTGTAAACGCGGCAAATTCCAGCCTTGCTGTTGGTGGGGGGGTAGATGGAGCCATCCATCGCGCTGGCGGGCCGGCTATCATGGAGGAATGCAGAAAGATTGGAGGTTGTCCTACGGGACAGGCTGTTATTACCACTGGGGGGAATTTAAAAGCGCGTTACGTGATACATGCCGTTGGTCCCGTTTATCAAGGGGGGAACAAGGGGGAAGCAGAGCTTTTGAGTAGTGCCTATCGCTCGAGTTTAAAAATTGCGCAGGAGAGGAACCTTAAGAGCGTTGCATTTCCTGCTATTAGCACAGGAGCTTATGGCTATCCCGTGGATGAGGCAGCCCGGATCGCTCTTAAGACAGTTATTGAGTTTCTTAGGGAACACGAAGGTATTGAGCTGGTCAGGTTTGTTCTGTTTGATAAAAAGACGTACGATGTTTTCGTTTCAGAACTCTCAAAGTTGATTTGA
- a CDS encoding endonuclease III domain-containing protein — protein MSESQKIKRWINVAFNRMDAHFGNLHWWPGDSKIEIIVGAILTQNTAWSNVEKAITNLKKHEVLFPQSLLDISLERLKNLIRPAGFYNVKAIRLKNFVHWLYEHYEGRLEKMFEENAPVLRSKLLQIKGIGDETADSILLYAGEKPVFVIDSYTRRILDRHKIMPENTPYRTLQLLFTENLPLDAQLFKQYHALLVETGKQYCNKKPKCESCPLNDLLPSNQL, from the coding sequence ATGTCAGAGAGTCAAAAGATAAAAAGGTGGATCAATGTCGCCTTTAATAGGATGGATGCGCACTTTGGAAATCTTCACTGGTGGCCTGGAGACTCTAAAATAGAGATAATAGTAGGTGCTATACTTACGCAAAATACCGCGTGGAGTAACGTGGAAAAAGCCATAACAAATCTCAAGAAACACGAAGTCTTATTCCCCCAGTCACTCCTGGATATCTCCCTCGAAAGGCTTAAAAATCTCATCCGCCCTGCCGGGTTCTACAACGTAAAAGCTATAAGGTTAAAAAATTTTGTGCACTGGCTCTACGAACACTACGAAGGAAGGTTAGAGAAGATGTTTGAAGAAAATGCCCCTGTTCTTCGCTCAAAGCTCCTCCAAATCAAAGGCATTGGTGACGAAACAGCAGACAGCATTCTTCTATATGCAGGTGAGAAACCAGTTTTTGTAATCGACTCGTATACCCGACGGATACTGGATAGACACAAAATAATGCCAGAAAATACACCCTATAGAACTCTTCAATTGCTATTTACGGAAAACTTGCCCCTAGATGCCCAGCTCTTCAAACAATACCACGCCCTTCTCGTAGAGACAGGCAAACAGTACTGCAATAAGAAACCTAAATGTGAAAGTTGTCCCCTAAATGACCTCCTGCCTTCAAATCAACTTTGA